The following are from one region of the Lujinxingia vulgaris genome:
- a CDS encoding PP2C family protein-serine/threonine phosphatase encodes MSTNPDPQIAALPSEPDAPTASLLLGPDEQPYLRWSGPAGWLNDVCEAFAAPGHPCLPASATRHDDQTLTLNLPSPNLQPFDTWAWRNLPDHQAVDALLDLTRAIQQLHHRGWTLRGLRTGDLLLDTSRGTLLIAAAPRLAPLPRTPDNETIWRDIRLFAELAYENFLGHEYPGGHHLVAILQDRNALRDVGLTHPSLPQLLAGCVTPYGDLAYRHTDELIDGLTHLRTELSRPLQLEIASRSTQGNYLFRQNNQDSCGHILLDTVCDSRTHRTGFFCVADGIGGIQDGAAASTAAVRAACSAFLRAWEHAQPQDLLNAPTDFARAIARVTSQHLALYGEFSPDQNRGGTTFTGLLIAGDRAGLCHVGDSRAWLLRGDRLVALSEDHTLANIFKKLDHSPSPAERDASKRTIARFLSTGTELDDARIDAFRNDLSAELDQPDLPSRGLQLRDGDLLILTTDGAHGELSDEDLQSLAQTHRDAPHALCDAIVQNALTRVGKDNSTAMVIRLTRPQRS; translated from the coding sequence ATGAGCACCAACCCCGACCCTCAGATCGCAGCGCTTCCCTCCGAGCCCGACGCCCCCACCGCCTCGCTGCTCCTGGGCCCAGACGAACAGCCTTACCTGCGCTGGTCCGGCCCTGCAGGCTGGCTCAACGACGTGTGCGAAGCCTTCGCCGCCCCCGGCCACCCCTGCCTCCCGGCCTCCGCAACGCGTCACGACGATCAAACCCTCACCCTTAATCTCCCCTCCCCCAACCTCCAGCCCTTCGACACCTGGGCATGGCGAAACCTGCCCGATCATCAGGCCGTTGACGCCCTCCTCGACCTCACCCGCGCCATTCAACAACTTCATCACCGCGGCTGGACGCTGCGCGGCCTGCGCACAGGCGATCTTCTCCTCGACACCTCCCGCGGCACCCTCCTGATCGCCGCCGCGCCGCGCCTCGCACCGCTGCCCAGAACCCCCGACAACGAGACCATCTGGCGAGACATCCGCCTCTTCGCCGAGCTCGCCTACGAAAACTTTCTCGGCCACGAGTACCCCGGCGGCCACCACCTGGTCGCCATCCTCCAGGATCGCAACGCCCTGCGTGATGTCGGCCTCACCCACCCCTCACTTCCCCAGCTCCTCGCCGGCTGCGTCACCCCCTACGGCGACCTTGCCTACCGCCACACCGACGAACTCATCGACGGGCTCACCCACCTGCGCACCGAACTCTCCCGCCCCCTGCAACTCGAGATCGCCTCGCGATCCACCCAGGGAAACTACCTCTTCCGCCAGAACAACCAGGACAGCTGCGGACACATCCTCCTCGACACCGTCTGCGACTCCCGCACCCACCGCACCGGCTTCTTCTGCGTCGCCGACGGCATCGGCGGCATCCAGGACGGCGCCGCAGCCAGCACCGCCGCCGTACGCGCGGCCTGCTCCGCTTTCTTGCGCGCCTGGGAGCACGCCCAACCTCAAGACCTGCTCAACGCCCCCACTGACTTCGCCCGCGCCATCGCCCGCGTCACCAGCCAACATCTGGCCCTCTACGGCGAATTCTCCCCCGACCAAAACCGCGGCGGCACCACCTTCACAGGCCTGCTCATCGCCGGCGATCGCGCCGGACTCTGCCACGTCGGCGACTCCCGCGCCTGGCTGCTGCGCGGCGATCGCCTCGTTGCCCTCTCCGAAGATCACACCCTGGCAAACATCTTCAAAAAACTCGACCACTCCCCCTCCCCTGCCGAACGCGACGCCAGCAAACGCACCATCGCCCGCTTCCTGAGCACCGGCACCGAACTCGATGACGCCCGCATCGACGCCTTCCGAAACGACCTCTCCGCCGAACTCGACCAGCCCGATCTTCCCTCCCGCGGACTTCAACTTCGCGACGGCGACCTCCTCATCTTGACCACCGATGGCGCCCACGGCGAGCTAAGTGACGAAGATTTACAATCCCTCGCCCAGACACACCGCGACGCCCCCCACGCCCTCTGCGACGCCATCGTCCAAAACGCCCTCACCCGCGTCGGAAAAGACAACAGCACCGCCATGGTGATCCGCCTTACCAGGCCTCAAAGATCCTGA
- a CDS encoding FHA domain-containing protein → MTRPKSNAPPSPDASASRPASTIDLDILRGWSEARDPALASPHALSALATLRQLDPNQTAIASYPIFGPAILLGRFHSQHSPIDLLLDNLQDHQTYRLGSPHAHLELLPTGQWVIQALAPQSPTLLNGEPIDTLATARELRHGDRITLGVTTFVFEPHDTTLEDHQLELDRLLASSNAPALFLMRSGAPCGPYLTLDPQHPITLGRSYPPAGTLPNSQHWPARPEHFWDLSGLPDVERKFVAFHHARLFFKNQRWHIEPLSSRQRTYINRIPINAPTALEPGDEIGLSSALFHLQHPSARAIPRRNITPPRPVNWSEGRPPAEDPDR, encoded by the coding sequence ATGACCCGCCCGAAGTCCAACGCGCCCCCCTCGCCCGATGCCTCGGCATCGCGCCCCGCGAGCACGATCGATCTCGACATCCTGCGCGGCTGGTCCGAGGCTCGCGATCCGGCGCTCGCCAGCCCCCATGCCCTCTCCGCGCTGGCCACGCTTCGCCAGCTCGATCCGAATCAGACCGCCATCGCCTCCTACCCCATCTTCGGCCCCGCGATATTGCTGGGGCGCTTTCACTCCCAGCACTCCCCGATCGATCTTCTCCTGGATAACCTCCAGGACCATCAAACCTACCGCCTCGGCTCTCCCCACGCGCACCTCGAACTTCTTCCCACCGGGCAGTGGGTCATTCAGGCGCTCGCCCCTCAATCTCCTACCCTGCTCAATGGCGAGCCCATCGACACCCTGGCGACCGCCCGGGAACTCCGGCACGGCGACCGCATCACCCTGGGCGTGACTACCTTCGTTTTCGAGCCCCACGACACCACGCTGGAAGATCATCAGCTCGAACTCGACCGGCTGCTCGCCAGCAGCAACGCGCCCGCGCTCTTTTTGATGCGCAGCGGCGCACCCTGTGGCCCCTACCTCACCCTCGACCCACAACACCCCATAACGCTCGGGCGCTCCTACCCTCCGGCGGGAACTCTCCCCAACTCCCAACACTGGCCCGCCCGCCCCGAGCACTTCTGGGATCTCAGCGGCCTGCCCGACGTCGAGCGAAAATTCGTCGCCTTCCACCACGCCCGACTCTTCTTCAAGAACCAACGCTGGCATATCGAACCGCTCTCATCACGACAGCGCACCTACATCAACCGCATCCCCATCAACGCCCCGACCGCTCTCGAACCCGGCGATGAGATCGGCCTGAGCTCGGCCCTCTTCCACCTTCAGCATCCCTCTGCGCGCGCAATCCCCCGACGCAACATCACCCCTCCGCGCCCCGTCAACTGGAGCGAGGGCCGCCCCCCGGCTGAGGACCCCGACCGATGA
- a CDS encoding CPBP family intramembrane glutamic endopeptidase, translated as MTPDQKRILYWRPIALFVAAFIGLNVFGVIGYLASLNTYVVLILSQVLVVLGIALLYRRFVATDAPGWPTLSPRGLSPLTIVLTILGAVTLGFFSNLLGALIVEVVPGMREIAENYQQTVEDLLLPDDAFSQVLGAFAVALVAPICEEFLFRATILPELTRTRRARNAIILNGLLFGAMHANPMAFIPLSIVGIFLAHLTLSSGGVFLAILAHAALNTANGVVLPRIAHLAETAPEDAGLLSTLKALAVVTPLAAFFWWSVHRELRRIKPTTSSNAPSPH; from the coding sequence ATGACCCCCGACCAAAAACGCATCCTCTACTGGCGCCCCATCGCCCTCTTTGTCGCCGCCTTCATCGGCCTCAACGTCTTCGGCGTCATCGGCTACCTGGCCAGCCTCAACACCTACGTCGTCCTCATCCTCTCGCAGGTTCTTGTCGTCCTGGGCATCGCGCTTCTCTACCGACGCTTTGTCGCTACCGACGCCCCCGGCTGGCCCACCCTCTCCCCGCGCGGCCTCTCCCCACTGACGATCGTCCTCACAATTTTAGGCGCCGTCACCCTGGGGTTTTTCTCCAACCTTCTGGGCGCATTGATCGTCGAAGTCGTCCCCGGCATGCGCGAGATCGCGGAGAACTACCAGCAAACCGTCGAAGACCTCCTCCTCCCCGACGATGCCTTCTCCCAGGTCCTGGGCGCATTCGCCGTCGCCCTGGTCGCCCCCATCTGCGAAGAGTTCCTCTTTCGCGCCACCATCCTCCCCGAACTCACCCGCACCCGCCGCGCCCGCAACGCCATCATCCTCAACGGCCTGCTCTTCGGCGCGATGCACGCCAACCCCATGGCCTTTATCCCCCTCTCGATCGTGGGCATCTTCCTGGCGCACCTCACCCTGAGCAGCGGCGGCGTCTTCCTGGCGATCCTCGCTCACGCCGCCCTCAACACCGCCAACGGCGTCGTCCTCCCCCGCATCGCCCACCTCGCTGAAACCGCCCCCGAAGACGCCGGCCTGCTCAGCACCCTCAAAGCCCTGGCCGTGGTTACCCCGCTGGCCGCCTTCTTCTGGTGGTCGGTTCACCGCGAGCTGCGGCGCATCAAACCAACCACCAGCAGCAACGCCCCATCCCCACACTAA
- a CDS encoding class I SAM-dependent rRNA methyltransferase, with translation MGEKMGKSLTFLVPMEGEEQRTPVGQWVQRAWPQGTGEQVEALFASGAVQVDGATWFKADQVVRFGAKVDVEVGEGEEVYGLPEAEALLWGDGWVVVEKPVGMAGAINPEDPMDPVLFLADMLGVDREGFTPVWEAPSNAGGPWLLATGASRAEELEAKLWQGEVQQTWVAIVPRPLHAAGVWEASGAKVSYAVTMTWEGLAEVQLSVEFGKAPERGIYQGVLEALAQGGSPALGDVERGGYAVEGGVRLRLGALYGGEDFANSWPSLRSWRPSIPVCPTPQAFKKGVKAAAKVGKLEVSGKSLEFLEAGKHPWVLRDRNTGSIEGMEAGAPVRLVGPKGPSKVYALVDGTGEIVARYWSDEAEAAEKIDEEVGLRVDEAVAKRGGLYRELGKTDVFRVVHGEADGLPGLLVDQMGSVMRVTITGRCGRGLAPAVYEALAVHDRDAMILSVEHMRDVREAEGKLPQAEVVRRGGGYLKAGGSLVVKESGLKYRVEPWEGIDVGFFADQRDNRLEAQRRAGVGQRWLNLFCHTGAFSVALAKVGAATVNVDLSKRYLRWLDENLELNGLSLEEHQNEAMDARDYLKQAVDAGELFDGIIVDPPTAAAGSGAFWSVRRDYQAVLADCFELLKSRGSMLVCRNDRKRNVELKELVQAAARDAGRRVADWQEAGPGKDYPRLKGFVEGDSFEGGWVRCD, from the coding sequence ATGGGTGAGAAGATGGGAAAGAGCCTGACGTTTTTAGTGCCGATGGAGGGGGAGGAGCAGCGCACGCCGGTGGGGCAGTGGGTGCAGCGGGCGTGGCCGCAGGGGACTGGCGAGCAGGTCGAGGCGCTCTTTGCGTCGGGGGCGGTGCAGGTTGATGGGGCGACCTGGTTTAAGGCCGATCAGGTCGTGCGTTTTGGGGCGAAGGTCGATGTGGAGGTCGGGGAAGGGGAGGAGGTTTACGGGCTTCCGGAGGCCGAGGCGTTGTTGTGGGGCGATGGGTGGGTGGTGGTGGAGAAGCCGGTGGGGATGGCCGGGGCGATAAACCCGGAGGATCCGATGGATCCGGTGCTCTTTCTGGCGGATATGCTGGGGGTGGATCGGGAGGGGTTTACGCCGGTGTGGGAGGCGCCGAGCAATGCGGGCGGGCCGTGGTTGCTGGCGACCGGCGCGTCGCGGGCCGAGGAGCTGGAGGCGAAGTTGTGGCAGGGGGAGGTGCAGCAGACCTGGGTGGCGATTGTGCCCCGGCCGCTGCATGCCGCCGGGGTGTGGGAGGCCTCGGGGGCGAAGGTCAGTTATGCGGTGACGATGACGTGGGAGGGGCTGGCAGAGGTGCAGCTCAGCGTGGAGTTTGGGAAGGCTCCCGAGCGGGGCATCTACCAGGGCGTGCTTGAGGCGCTGGCCCAGGGCGGATCGCCGGCGCTGGGAGATGTGGAGCGGGGCGGTTATGCGGTGGAAGGCGGAGTGAGGTTGAGGTTGGGCGCGCTCTACGGCGGGGAGGATTTTGCGAACAGCTGGCCGAGTTTGCGTTCGTGGCGACCGTCGATCCCGGTGTGTCCGACGCCGCAGGCGTTCAAAAAGGGGGTGAAGGCGGCGGCGAAGGTCGGGAAACTCGAGGTTTCGGGTAAAAGTCTGGAGTTTCTGGAGGCGGGCAAGCATCCCTGGGTGTTGCGCGACCGAAATACGGGCTCGATCGAGGGGATGGAGGCCGGTGCGCCGGTGCGGCTGGTGGGGCCGAAGGGGCCATCAAAGGTGTATGCGCTGGTCGATGGCACTGGCGAGATTGTGGCGCGCTATTGGAGCGATGAGGCCGAGGCCGCGGAGAAGATCGACGAAGAGGTGGGGCTTCGGGTCGACGAAGCGGTGGCAAAGCGGGGCGGGTTGTATCGGGAACTGGGAAAGACCGATGTGTTTCGGGTGGTGCACGGGGAAGCTGACGGGTTGCCGGGGCTGCTTGTCGACCAGATGGGCAGCGTGATGCGGGTGACGATCACCGGGCGATGTGGGCGGGGGTTGGCGCCGGCGGTGTATGAGGCGCTGGCGGTCCACGATCGCGACGCGATGATTCTGTCGGTGGAGCATATGCGCGATGTGCGTGAGGCCGAAGGGAAGTTGCCCCAGGCCGAGGTGGTGCGGCGCGGCGGGGGGTATCTGAAGGCGGGGGGAAGCCTTGTGGTGAAGGAGTCGGGCCTGAAATACCGGGTGGAGCCCTGGGAGGGGATCGATGTGGGCTTTTTTGCTGACCAGCGCGACAACCGTCTGGAGGCGCAGCGGCGCGCCGGTGTGGGGCAGCGCTGGTTGAACCTTTTTTGCCATACCGGCGCGTTCAGTGTGGCGCTGGCGAAGGTGGGGGCCGCGACGGTGAATGTCGACTTATCGAAGCGATATTTGCGCTGGCTTGATGAGAATCTGGAGCTCAACGGGCTGAGTTTGGAGGAGCATCAGAATGAGGCGATGGATGCGCGCGATTATCTGAAACAGGCCGTGGATGCGGGAGAGCTTTTTGACGGCATCATTGTCGATCCGCCGACGGCGGCCGCAGGGAGCGGGGCGTTCTGGTCGGTGCGTCGCGACTATCAGGCGGTGCTGGCGGATTGTTTTGAGTTGCTGAAGTCGCGCGGATCGATGCTGGTGTGTCGAAACGATCGCAAGCGCAACGTTGAGCTCAAAGAGCTTGTGCAGGCGGCGGCGAGAGATGCCGGGCGCCGGGTGGCGGACTGGCAGGAGGCCGGGCCGGGTAAGGACTATCCGCGGCTGAAGGGGTTTGTGGAGGGGGATTCGTTTGAGGGGGGGTGGGTTCGGTGTGACTAA
- a CDS encoding CRTAC1 family protein, with product MHTPALRLASIALFVSAALPALSCSSGPEACADDDIACQLNIAPVCETSSSAWSPGTPIFEDVSARAGTEAMGAIGTRISVADVNHDGLPDILARRPGGASDDFSEEGTRHTWLLINQGDGTFEDTTESSGLLTSRDPSDPPRPVETVAFGDVNNDGFLDVVTAFTNTAPLSSQGAEVMLGDGQGGFEIGPVSLALQQAGELAVRGGLSLTDIDRDGNLDLWIANGAAGANGPQQDQLLKGDGQGAFTDITAEAGLSTEPWTLGALNEARAHSNAWSGAACDLNNDGTPELLAASYGRAPNHLWLGASTGGEVSFTNHAIASGYAFDDRTDWSDNESARCFCKLNRSAEDCAEVPEPRVRCESEADILRWNHAHDRNPFRLGGNSGTTLCADLNNDGRLDLLTTEIVHWDVGSSSDPSEILYNTAGDTLTFERPGPEATGLDRPRETTFDDGDITAATLDFDNDGRLDILIASTDYPGTRAHLYHQQPDATFARVSPEDGIDLTSAHGVATADFNRDGALDLVIGHSQNRCSSGDHCQESAHVRVFENKLPPNNWLQIQLEGAPGINADAIGAQITVDTPELTRLAEVQGGHGHYGMQNDLTQHFGLGNHCQAEVTVRWPDANLTTETYTLPAGYRFVLSPGAPPRVAP from the coding sequence ATGCACACCCCCGCCCTGCGACTCGCCAGCATCGCGCTCTTTGTCAGCGCCGCGCTCCCCGCCCTCTCCTGCTCCTCCGGTCCCGAAGCCTGCGCCGACGACGACATCGCCTGCCAGCTCAACATCGCCCCGGTCTGCGAGACGTCCAGCTCCGCCTGGTCGCCTGGCACCCCGATCTTTGAAGACGTCTCCGCCCGGGCCGGCACAGAAGCAATGGGCGCCATCGGCACCCGCATCTCCGTAGCCGACGTCAACCACGACGGCCTGCCTGACATCCTCGCGCGCCGCCCCGGCGGCGCCTCCGACGATTTTTCCGAAGAGGGCACCCGCCACACCTGGCTGCTCATCAACCAGGGCGACGGCACCTTTGAAGACACCACCGAATCCTCCGGCCTCCTCACAAGCCGCGATCCTTCCGACCCGCCGCGACCGGTCGAAACCGTCGCCTTCGGCGACGTTAACAACGACGGCTTCCTCGACGTCGTCACCGCCTTTACCAACACCGCCCCTCTCTCCTCCCAAGGCGCCGAGGTCATGCTCGGCGACGGCCAGGGCGGCTTTGAGATCGGACCGGTCTCGCTCGCCCTGCAGCAGGCCGGCGAATTGGCCGTGCGCGGCGGACTTTCGCTCACCGACATCGACCGCGACGGCAACCTCGACCTCTGGATCGCCAACGGTGCCGCCGGCGCCAACGGCCCCCAACAAGACCAACTTCTCAAAGGCGACGGCCAGGGCGCCTTCACCGACATCACCGCCGAGGCCGGCCTCAGCACCGAGCCCTGGACCCTCGGCGCCCTCAATGAGGCCCGCGCCCACTCCAACGCCTGGTCCGGCGCAGCCTGCGACCTCAACAACGACGGCACCCCGGAACTTCTGGCTGCATCTTACGGCCGCGCCCCCAACCACCTCTGGCTGGGCGCATCCACCGGCGGCGAAGTCTCCTTTACCAATCACGCTATCGCCTCGGGCTACGCCTTCGACGACCGCACCGACTGGAGCGACAACGAGTCGGCCCGCTGCTTCTGCAAACTCAACCGCAGCGCCGAAGACTGCGCCGAGGTCCCCGAGCCCCGCGTTCGCTGCGAATCCGAGGCCGACATCCTGCGCTGGAACCACGCCCATGACCGCAACCCCTTCCGCCTGGGCGGCAACAGCGGCACGACCCTCTGCGCCGACCTCAACAACGACGGCCGCCTCGATCTTCTCACCACCGAGATCGTGCACTGGGACGTCGGATCTTCGTCCGACCCCTCCGAGATCCTCTACAACACCGCCGGCGACACGCTCACCTTTGAGCGCCCCGGCCCCGAGGCCACCGGCCTCGACCGCCCCCGCGAGACCACCTTCGACGACGGCGACATCACCGCCGCCACGCTCGACTTCGACAACGACGGCCGCCTCGACATCCTCATCGCCTCCACCGACTACCCCGGCACCCGTGCGCACCTCTACCACCAGCAACCCGACGCCACCTTCGCGCGCGTCTCCCCCGAAGACGGCATCGACCTGACCAGCGCCCACGGCGTAGCCACCGCCGACTTCAACCGAGATGGCGCCCTCGATCTTGTCATCGGCCACTCCCAAAACCGCTGCTCCTCCGGCGACCACTGCCAGGAGTCCGCCCACGTGCGCGTTTTTGAAAACAAACTTCCCCCCAACAACTGGCTGCAGATCCAGCTCGAAGGCGCCCCCGGCATCAACGCAGACGCCATCGGCGCTCAAATTACCGTAGACACCCCCGAGCTTACCCGGCTCGCCGAAGTTCAGGGCGGCCACGGCCACTACGGCATGCAGAACGACCTCACCCAACACTTCGGCCTGGGCAACCACTGCCAGGCCGAGGTCACCGTGCGCTGGCCCGACGCCAACCTCACCACCGAGACCTACACCCTTCCGGCGGGCTATCGTTTCGTGCTGAGCCCCGGAGCACCTCCCAGGGTCGCGCCCTGA
- a CDS encoding carboxypeptidase-like regulatory domain-containing protein encodes MKVMKRWMIGLVCAGALSLGAGCAEDVLDGDQDACQPGMQLNPVSGLCVPAGPGQDVGGDEQDAGDDDSGTPNEEPDTDAPEDTGNPDGGSDAGEPDGGDVVEPPEDCGPGQLIARACATNGQVLAAANATIRGVNCDGEPFEMSTRTGSDGTFEFADVPAGLHEVEVSSGSFSNTRQVTVYNGQTTDLTADADKLCVDASEVPIAVLQGQYDNVRQILQSLDLEYTLMGQDASVFGSTGVERAKLFLENPAQLNHFRILFIECGTLWMDLQSRGADMQLIAQNLRQFVANGNSIYASDWAHPFINEVFEGMIEFEGTNLAGARVGSAPQTVNASVDSTEMQTLLNGSTASIQFSSGDVQWVVARSVGPNAQVHFSADVTRCSPSCGAAQTGTSVVQDSPLLVTQREQPNYGTVVFTSFHNKEQSNLGEDMQRILEFLIFRL; translated from the coding sequence ATGAAGGTGATGAAGCGGTGGATGATCGGGCTTGTTTGCGCCGGAGCGCTGAGCCTGGGGGCGGGATGCGCCGAAGATGTGCTCGATGGTGATCAGGACGCGTGTCAGCCGGGGATGCAGCTCAATCCGGTCAGCGGTCTGTGCGTGCCGGCGGGGCCGGGCCAGGATGTTGGCGGCGATGAGCAGGACGCCGGTGATGATGATAGCGGCACCCCCAATGAGGAGCCCGATACGGATGCGCCGGAAGATACGGGTAACCCCGATGGTGGGTCTGATGCTGGCGAGCCGGATGGCGGCGATGTTGTGGAGCCGCCGGAGGATTGCGGCCCCGGGCAGCTGATTGCCCGCGCGTGTGCGACCAATGGGCAGGTGCTGGCGGCGGCCAACGCTACGATCCGCGGCGTCAATTGTGATGGCGAGCCCTTTGAGATGAGCACGCGCACCGGCAGCGACGGCACCTTCGAGTTCGCCGATGTGCCGGCGGGTCTGCATGAGGTAGAGGTGAGCTCCGGGTCGTTCTCGAACACTCGCCAGGTGACGGTGTACAACGGGCAGACCACTGACCTGACGGCCGATGCCGATAAGTTGTGTGTGGACGCCAGTGAGGTGCCTATCGCGGTGCTGCAGGGGCAGTACGATAATGTGCGACAGATCTTACAGAGCCTGGATCTGGAGTACACGCTGATGGGTCAGGATGCCTCTGTGTTTGGCTCGACGGGTGTGGAGCGAGCGAAGCTCTTTCTGGAGAATCCGGCGCAGCTCAACCACTTCCGGATCCTCTTTATTGAGTGCGGCACGCTCTGGATGGACTTGCAGTCGCGGGGGGCGGATATGCAGCTGATCGCGCAGAACCTGCGGCAGTTTGTGGCCAATGGCAACAGCATCTACGCCTCGGACTGGGCGCATCCTTTCATCAATGAGGTGTTTGAGGGGATGATCGAGTTTGAGGGTACAAACCTTGCCGGCGCCCGCGTGGGCTCGGCGCCGCAGACCGTGAATGCGTCGGTGGATTCGACGGAGATGCAGACCTTGTTGAACGGTTCGACGGCGAGCATTCAGTTCTCGTCGGGTGACGTGCAGTGGGTGGTGGCGCGCTCGGTCGGGCCGAACGCCCAGGTGCATTTCAGCGCGGATGTGACGCGATGCTCGCCGAGCTGTGGTGCGGCTCAGACGGGCACATCTGTGGTGCAGGATTCGCCGCTTCTGGTAACCCAGCGCGAGCAGCCCAATTATGGGACGGTGGTGTTTACCTCCTTCCATAATAAGGAGCAGAGCAACCTGGGCGAAGATATGCAGCGGATCCTGGAGTTTTTGATCTTCCGGCTCTGA
- a CDS encoding 1,2-dihydroxy-3-keto-5-methylthiopentene dioxygenase, whose product MAELRVRGTDEVLTDAAAIDAFVKGYGLGYERWDISKLHTEEARAMQAESEQERILKVFADEIAALKERGGYQSADVIALTPETPNLDALLAKFDKEHEHTEDEVRFVVDGRGVFTIHGEDDKVFDVEVHPGDLLVVPQGTWHWFDLCEDKTITCIRVFESKDGWVAHYRD is encoded by the coding sequence ATGGCCGAGTTGCGAGTGCGCGGGACGGACGAAGTGTTGACGGACGCAGCCGCGATTGACGCGTTTGTGAAGGGGTACGGGCTGGGCTACGAGCGTTGGGATATCTCGAAGCTGCACACCGAGGAGGCCCGCGCGATGCAGGCTGAGAGCGAGCAGGAGCGCATCCTCAAGGTGTTCGCAGACGAGATCGCCGCACTAAAGGAGCGCGGGGGCTACCAGTCGGCCGACGTGATCGCGCTGACGCCCGAGACGCCGAACCTGGACGCGCTGCTGGCGAAGTTCGACAAGGAGCATGAGCACACCGAGGATGAGGTGCGCTTTGTGGTCGATGGTCGCGGGGTGTTCACCATTCACGGCGAAGACGACAAGGTTTTTGATGTGGAGGTTCACCCGGGCGATCTGCTGGTGGTTCCGCAGGGGACCTGGCACTGGTTCGACCTGTGTGAAGATAAGACGATCACGTGCATCCGGGTCTTTGAGTCGAAGGACGGCTGGGTGGCGCATTATCGCGACTGA
- a CDS encoding GatB/YqeY domain-containing protein, translated as MSELFARIKDDVKTAMKARDTERLSTLRMLQSTIKNQEIELKRPLTDDEITDVLATEIKKRRQSAEVYESGGRPELAEKEIQEIEYLQEYLPAQLSDDEAGAIVADAIAEVGAESRKDMGKVMGVVIPKLKGVYDTSKVKDLVLARLG; from the coding sequence ATGTCCGAACTCTTTGCCCGCATCAAAGACGACGTCAAAACCGCCATGAAGGCCCGCGACACCGAGCGGTTGAGCACCCTGCGCATGCTCCAGTCCACGATCAAAAATCAAGAGATCGAGCTTAAGCGCCCGCTCACCGACGACGAGATCACCGACGTGCTCGCCACCGAGATCAAAAAGCGCCGCCAGTCCGCCGAGGTCTACGAGTCCGGCGGCCGCCCCGAGCTGGCCGAAAAGGAGATCCAGGAGATCGAATACCTCCAGGAATACCTCCCCGCGCAGCTCTCCGATGACGAGGCCGGCGCCATCGTCGCCGACGCCATCGCCGAAGTCGGCGCCGAATCCCGCAAAGACATGGGCAAAGTCATGGGCGTGGTCATCCCCAAACTCAAAGGCGTCTACGACACCTCCAAGGTCAAAGATCTGGTCCTCGCCAGACTCGGCTAA